TATTGCTCGCAAACTTAGACTATACTCGCACAGTAATCAGCAACAACAgtcaaaattatgaaaaccGACCGAGTAGGAATAGCACTAGCAATCTCAAAAGTTGTAAGTAAaccatttaatttaataaagcgACAATTTAACCATagtgtaaataatataatgacgtattttcaattgtaaatCTAACAGCTAGAAGAGGAAGGCCTAGttctaaaaattatacaacAATGAATAGTGAGTCAGAAGAAGAGGAGACTAATAAAACACCTCAACGACCTACCAGGAGAAGTGCGAGAACCCCTTCACATGAGATCATCTAGGACATGAAATCATTTTAGCGGCgcaatcatttatttagtattatttataagtTTACTATTTAAACGTGTAAATAAGGTTTGATATGCAATATAAATAACATAgatttattgtaataaaaaatgtttttgtatTTGAACTTATGCATCAGAACATTTATACAATTATAGAAGATATTTTTATGACAATTAAATTCTGGAAATGCATTAATTCTTGTGTCGTTTTTAGATACCCATCATTTTGACTACTTAAGTTACTAGTCTGATATAAATAAGAACATTAAATGCAACTTTTCATCGAC
This window of the Nasonia vitripennis strain AsymCx chromosome 5 unlocalized genomic scaffold, Nvit_psr_1.1 chr5_random0007, whole genome shotgun sequence genome carries:
- the LOC103316181 gene encoding uncharacterized protein LOC103316181, with the protein product MLSKISVRLHSSWTSTKRSSFKHERDQFQRSSRPRAIFFQEHLQSQRCNSTSQGIMQRCILLANLDYTRTVISNNSQNYENRPSRNSTSNLKSSRRGRPSSKNYTTMNSESEEEETNKTPQRPTRRSARTPSHEII